Genomic DNA from Mixophyes fleayi isolate aMixFle1 chromosome 7, aMixFle1.hap1, whole genome shotgun sequence:
ATGCACAGAGAAGCAGCAGTTTCAATCAGTGATTTAATCAGgacaaaatacttaaaaaaataaataaaaagttcagAGTGTATAAGCacaaactggtcaagatgtataaaacaaataaagaggTCTCATATTAATAAGAGAAGCCCAGCTGCTTCAACAATGAACCCCTTCCTCCCTTTGATGGTGGTATAACGGGGAGGTTTCACCCAGCCATCCAGTACCCCCAGTATGGTACAGTACAGGTGCCTGACGTGAGAGCTACAGGTAACATGTTCAGTGACGTTGTCCTACAATAAACATGAGATGCAGAAACATGAACGGtgagagatatatatttataaaacatccCTGAGTATTGCCGAGAAGTTACCAAGCACAGCCACATCCTGTAACTGCAGCGAGCTGGGCACTCACCAAATGCAGAACTAGCTCGTGTGCAGCACAGATAAGAATCAGGGCGTAGGGGGGATCCCACATGGGGAGACAACAAGAATCAGGGCATAGGGGGGATCCCACACGGTGAGACAACAATTAGGGCATAAGGGGGATCCCACACGGGGAGACAACAATTAGGGCATAAGGGGGATCCCACACGGGGAGACAACAAGAATCCAATCCTACAGAATGAAGAGGGATCCAAAATGTCCACAAACAAACGAATGCATCAAACAACTGCCAAGGAGACAGAACATCGTCCACGAGGGGCTCATAACATTAACCCCTGTCCTCCTGAACAGCAAGTGTGTCAGTCTCATTCTCTGCGCTGTATTCCGTGTACTTCTTGGCGCTGCCCTGCACCAGCGCTGCCGGATACTTCTTGGCGTTCAGCTCCATCTTGGCCATGACAGAGCGAGGGAGATCTACGTGACACTTCTCCGCTAGTTCATGAGGTAGATGAGGACGTCGCTGAGCTCGTGGGAGAGAGATTCTCGCTGAGACGGTGACCAGCCCGGGAGACCTTCCGAGACCTCCCCCTGCCACTGACTGAGAAGAGAGCACATTACAGGACAGCACCCAGGAGACCTGTGCCCCCACCTTACAGCACCCCCTAATCATACTCACAAGAGCTCAGCCAGCTCCCCCACTTCTCCAACCAGAGCCAACAGCAGGTTCCGGGGCTGGTGAAACCGATTCCAATCTCTCTCCGCGGTGAACTGAGCTTGCAGACGGCGGCTATGGAGAGAGAGATACAGCCTATTATACCACACCTGCACCCAGTAACCAGGAAACACCAAAAGAGGGTGCCCTGCACTGGTCACAAAGCCATTTAAGCACCATATATGCTGGTTTATGCCACAGTAAGTATAGTTCCCACCACCCAGGGTTACAATACATGGACCTGTGCACAGTGGGTAGGTACCACTACACCAGTACAGGATTCCCATATAATCTGAGGGACAATCCCAGGGAGGATAGATATCACTATACCGGTACAGGGCCTCCATATAATCTGAGGGACAATCCAGTTACATTAACACTaatacagacccccccccccccccaagaaaaatTCTCAGCATTAGAGAAGGCCTCCCCTCATACTCACATTTCCTCCAAGGTCGGGGAGTCGCTGAAACGAAACTCACTGGTGGGACTCGGGGGCTCAGATGGCCGGGGGCTCTAGGGGGGGAAAGGAAATGATAACTCTCACTCCTGCCCCATTCATAGCCCTTTCCACCCCATCTTCAGAGACTCATTACTGCCCTGTTCTCAGATGGTCCTCCTCACTCTCACTCCGAACCCCACCTCGCAGGGACTCACTCCAGCCTCATTAATACCCCTTACCCCACTGCCTCGCAGGGACTCACTCCAGCCCCCACCTCCAAAGGACCCAACACTGCAGCGTCCTCAGATGCTCCTCGCAGTCTCACTCCCGACCCCGCCTAAAAAGTCTCACTTCTGCTCCATCATACCCACACCCCCTCCTCACAGAGcctcactgtccccctcctcacaGAGCctcactcccccttcccccttcctcACAGAGCctcactcccccttccccccgcctCACAGAGCCt
This window encodes:
- the DCTPP1 gene encoding LOW QUALITY PROTEIN: dCTP pyrophosphatase 1 (The sequence of the model RefSeq protein was modified relative to this genomic sequence to represent the inferred CDS: inserted 1 base in 1 codon), with product MRGAVSVCEEDEGGVSVCEEDEGGSPRPSEPPSPTSEFRFSDSPTLEEIRRLQAQFTAERDWNRFHQPRNLLLALVGEVGELAELFQWQGEVSEGLPGWSPSQRESLSHELSDVLIYLXELAEKCHVDLPRSVMAKMELNAKKYPAALVQGSAKKYTEYSAENETDTLAVQEDRG